In Spirosoma aureum, a single genomic region encodes these proteins:
- a CDS encoding carboxymuconolactone decarboxylase family protein, whose amino-acid sequence MTTTQNETVTSLLGLVGLEPTGEHPVLEALAQTDHRYLRDLKINVGNVLNSTQTLTKKEALLLALSIAVNEKYQPLIDSLTTVAKQEGASDAEVAETVACTSLLSTNNVFYRFRHFVSKDYYQQTQPGIRMSIMMNPVLGKEFFELMSLVVSAVNGCELCVRSHEESVLKHGASEPRVFDAIRLAAVIKGLITVL is encoded by the coding sequence ATGACAACTACACAAAACGAAACCGTTACGTCGTTGCTGGGTCTGGTCGGTCTCGAACCTACTGGCGAGCATCCTGTATTGGAGGCATTAGCCCAGACGGATCATCGCTACCTGCGCGATCTGAAAATCAACGTTGGTAATGTGCTGAATAGCACCCAGACGCTGACTAAAAAAGAAGCCCTGTTATTGGCTCTGTCGATCGCTGTTAACGAAAAATACCAGCCGCTGATCGACTCCCTGACAACGGTGGCTAAACAGGAGGGTGCTTCTGATGCCGAGGTTGCTGAAACAGTTGCCTGTACATCGCTATTGAGCACGAACAATGTATTTTATCGCTTCCGGCACTTTGTCAGCAAAGATTATTATCAGCAAACTCAACCCGGAATTCGGATGAGCATCATGATGAATCCGGTGCTGGGTAAGGAGTTTTTTGAGCTAATGAGTCTGGTGGTGTCGGCCGTCAATGGCTGCGAACTTTGCGTTCGGTCGCACGAAGAAAGTGTATTGAAACACGGTGCCAGCGAGCCGCGTGTTTTCGATGCGATCCGTTTAGCGGCTGTGATCAAAGGGTTGATCACCGTTTTGTAA
- a CDS encoding peroxiredoxin, producing MKNQIISVGSQFPDFKKLAVVSLDKDNEFYEISSDDHKNANQWLVMFWWPKDFTFVCPTEIAEFNKKFDDFQDRDTMVIGASTDSEFVHLAWRKNHDDLRGLKFPMLADTSKSLAEELGILEANEKVAYRVTYIVDPQGIVRWVNVNDLSVGRNVNEVIRVLDALQTDELCPCNWQKGEATLTA from the coding sequence ATGAAAAATCAAATTATTTCTGTCGGCTCGCAATTCCCGGATTTTAAAAAACTGGCTGTTGTTTCGCTCGATAAAGACAATGAGTTCTACGAAATTTCGTCGGACGATCACAAGAATGCGAATCAGTGGTTAGTGATGTTCTGGTGGCCAAAGGATTTTACCTTCGTATGCCCAACCGAAATCGCTGAATTCAACAAAAAGTTTGACGATTTCCAGGATCGCGATACGATGGTCATCGGTGCTTCGACCGATAGCGAATTCGTTCACCTGGCCTGGCGTAAAAACCACGACGATCTGCGTGGTCTGAAGTTCCCGATGCTGGCCGATACATCGAAATCACTGGCCGAAGAGCTGGGTATTCTGGAAGCCAATGAGAAGGTTGCGTATCGCGTTACGTACATCGTTGATCCACAGGGTATTGTTCGTTGGGTAAACGTTAATGATCTTTCTGTTGGTCGTAACGTCAACGAGGTAATCCGCGTGCTTGACGCCCTTCAAACGGACGAACTGTGCCCCTGCAACTGGCAGAAAGGCGAAGCTACGCTGACCGCTTAA
- a CDS encoding OmpA family protein → MKRTYSIFFACILCFSSFPFISSWGQSKPQAVTTTAPVSLSMEGTIVDDATREPITGATISVKNQSGTFSDKQRTGQDGTYRLILSKNEAYHLSVVANGYEPYDQESAPTSAYTNKISKLISLYRLGSKPVAATTSPVVSASSSPKPARTEPAQTASSTSSTTSTPPVTLPTVAVTSNRSAGSSVPAPTERLTPPKTLDAKVTYTPPLVVAPKGKATQLRALQFVQSKSDLLPDAQPMLEQVLQFMQQHPTAEIELAGHTDNQGDFDKNVELSKERVEVVKAYLVQSGISASRITTRGYGPTRPIANNSSEATRKLNRRVEMIVLKQ, encoded by the coding sequence ATGAAACGAACCTATTCAATATTTTTTGCCTGTATCCTGTGCTTCAGCAGTTTCCCATTTATCTCGAGTTGGGGGCAGTCGAAACCCCAGGCGGTTACAACCACGGCTCCAGTTTCTCTTTCCATGGAAGGAACAATTGTTGACGATGCCACACGCGAACCCATTACCGGGGCAACGATCTCGGTTAAAAACCAGTCGGGTACATTCAGCGATAAACAGCGGACGGGTCAGGATGGTACATACCGGCTCATTCTCAGCAAAAATGAGGCTTATCATCTTTCTGTGGTAGCCAATGGGTATGAGCCCTATGATCAGGAATCAGCGCCTACCTCGGCTTATACGAACAAAATTTCCAAACTGATCAGCTTGTATCGCCTTGGATCTAAGCCCGTAGCAGCTACCACCAGCCCTGTCGTATCGGCTTCATCCAGCCCAAAGCCAGCCAGAACTGAACCGGCCCAAACGGCTTCGTCGACTTCGTCAACCACGTCGACTCCACCGGTTACCCTCCCAACCGTGGCCGTAACCAGTAACCGTTCGGCGGGTAGCAGCGTACCAGCCCCAACCGAGCGGCTTACACCCCCCAAAACGCTTGATGCCAAGGTTACCTATACGCCACCACTGGTTGTAGCGCCCAAAGGCAAAGCCACTCAATTGCGTGCCCTTCAATTTGTACAGAGTAAGTCTGATCTGCTCCCCGATGCCCAGCCGATGCTGGAACAGGTATTGCAGTTTATGCAGCAGCACCCTACTGCCGAGATAGAACTGGCTGGCCATACAGACAATCAGGGTGATTTTGATAAAAATGTTGAGTTGTCGAAAGAGCGGGTGGAGGTTGTGAAAGCCTATCTGGTACAAAGTGGTATTTCAGCCAGTCGCATCACAACACGTGGCTATGGACCTACACGCCCGATTGCCAATAATAGCTCAGAAGCAACCCGCAAGCTCAACCGACGGGTAGAAATGATTGTCCTGAAACAGTAG